Proteins encoded together in one Rubripirellula reticaptiva window:
- the moaC gene encoding cyclic pyranopterin monophosphate synthase MoaC — translation MTTSSTHFDSDGNTHMVDVSAKTPTLRIAVAAGELQMLASTAEMIRLGTAKKGDVLSVARLAAIQATKWTQLLIPLCHSIPIESVTVDFDWPATDRLRCIVSVQTTGKTGVEMEAMTAASIGCLTVYDMVKSVDREIAVGPILLLEKQGGKSGHFIR, via the coding sequence ATGACAACTTCGTCCACGCATTTTGATTCCGACGGCAACACCCATATGGTGGACGTTTCCGCAAAGACGCCGACGCTGCGAATCGCCGTCGCAGCGGGTGAACTCCAGATGTTGGCTTCGACCGCAGAAATGATTCGTCTCGGAACCGCCAAGAAAGGGGACGTCCTAAGCGTTGCCCGTTTGGCTGCGATCCAGGCGACCAAGTGGACTCAATTGTTGATTCCGCTGTGTCATTCAATTCCAATTGAATCGGTGACCGTCGATTTCGATTGGCCCGCGACAGACCGGCTTCGTTGCATCGTTTCGGTTCAAACAACGGGCAAGACGGGAGTCGAAATGGAGGCGATGACGGCAGCGTCGATCGGGTGTTTGACTGTTTACGACATGGTCAAATCGGTGGACCGCGAAATTGCCGTTGGGCCGATCTTATTGCTGGAAAAGCAGGGCGGCAAATCAGGCCACTTCATTCGCTAG
- a CDS encoding zinc ribbon domain-containing protein YjdM has product MSDPNTTLPNCPQCDSEYTYEDGVLLICPTCAHEWTATEPEEAEDNATRDANGNVLENGDAVVVIKDLKYNGGVVKVGTKVKNIRIVDGDHDIDCKIDGIGAMSLKSEFVKKA; this is encoded by the coding sequence ATGAGCGACCCCAACACCACACTTCCGAATTGTCCACAGTGCGACTCGGAATACACCTACGAAGACGGCGTCCTATTGATCTGCCCGACTTGCGCCCACGAATGGACCGCCACCGAGCCCGAAGAGGCCGAAGACAATGCAACACGAGACGCAAACGGAAACGTTCTCGAGAACGGCGATGCCGTTGTTGTCATCAAGGACCTGAAATACAACGGTGGCGTTGTCAAGGTTGGCACCAAGGTCAAGAACATCCGCATCGTCGATGGCGATCACGACATTGATTGCAAGATCGACGGCATCGGAGCGATGTCGTTGAAATCCGAGTTCGTCAAGAAAGCCTGA